The following coding sequences are from one Augochlora pura isolate Apur16 chromosome 6, APUR_v2.2.1, whole genome shotgun sequence window:
- the LOC144470796 gene encoding PDZ and LIM domain protein Zasp-like isoform X4 has translation MAQLISVKLSRFDGSPWGFRLQGGKDFGTPLVVQKVNSGSPAEAAGLKAGDAVIRVNSTEMYNLRHKDAQDVIVRAGNNFEVTVQRGGGTWKPHVTPLGSSMPSPSPTSMGNITPVTKTSLAAKKQDGSHIGSGHNFSPKPFLNGTGDSIKSIVNKQYNSPVGIYSEETIAETLSAQAEVLAGGVLGVNFKKNEKNYNAENSEVFKMVQEADKEPKTPEPVHPRTEFYSSVSHAVGGRATSPRSPTPLFHALHGTPAFNSNENSWIRAPQRQDSSPSSDTSIVRCSNCDRVIVGVFVRIKEKNLHVECFKCSTCGTSLKNVGYYNINNKLYCDIHAKLVARQNAPAGMVPITVPPGGRAPASTISAALANAPLSPPLSNHASSPLPFSAYNRSSPDYGSPNLQVSSPNRNGCITNGECHWESKTFTSTITIQTGCTEPTRLGTSPVEPPSFRSVQAPASNNLIGPKPFGGSSTLPSNLSSPPPLINSGSSTLPRPQSQTVTANGENINRKKNGLLVKPVCCRNDKQCTRGPFITALGQIWCPEHFVCVNTQCRRPLQDIGFVEEKGQLYCEYCFERFIAPSCNKCNNKIKGDCLNAIGKHFHPECFKCTYCGKLFGNSPFFLEEGLPYCEADWNELFTTKCFACGFPVEAGDRWVEALNNNYHSQCFNCTMCRKNLEGQSFYAKGGRPFCKNHAR, from the exons ATGGCCCAGCTGATCAGCGTGAAGTTGTCCAGATTCGACGGGTCCCCATGGGGCTTTCGCCTGCAGGGCGGCAAGGACTTTGGCACCCCGCTCGTCGTCCAGAAG GTGAATAGCGGCTCACCGGCGGAAGCAGCTGGCTTGAAGGCCGGCGACGCAGTAATCAGGGTGAACAGCACCGAAATGTACAATCTGAGGCACAAGGACGCGCAGGACGTGATCGTCAGAGCCGGCAACAATTTCGAGGTCACCGTACAAAG AGGTGGAGGCACATGGAAGCCGCACGTGACGCCTCTGGGTTCCAGCatgccgtcgccgtcgcccaCCTCGATGGGCAACATTACTCCAGTTACGAAGACGTCGTTGGCAGCGAAGAAACAGGATGGATCGCACATCGGCAGCGGGCACAACTTCAGTCCAAAACCATTC TTGAACGGAACGGGTGACTCGATCAAGTCTATCGTGAACAAACAATACAACAGTCCTGTGGGAATCTACAGCGAGGAAACCATCGCGGAGACGCTCTCCGCGCAGGCTGAGGTCCTGGCTGGAGGTGTCCTCGG GGTGAACTTCAAAAAGAACGAGAAGAATTACAACGCTGAGAACAGCGAGGTATTCAAGATGGTTCAGGAAGCAGACAAGGAACCAAAGACTCCCGAGCCTG TTCATCCGAGAACAGAGTTTTACTCGTCGGTGAGCCACGCGGTTGGCGGAAGGGCCACCTCGCCGAGGTCACCCACGCCTCTATTCCATGCGCTCCACGGCACTCCGGCCTTCAATTCCAATGAAAATTCGTGGATACGTGCGCCGCAACGACAGGACTCCTCCCCATCTTCGGACACTTCGATCGTCCGTTGTAGCAACTGTGACCGAGTGATCGT GGGCGTCTTCGTTAGGATCAAGGAGAAGAACCTGCACGTGGAGTGCTTCAAATGCTCGACCTGCGGCACCTCCTTGAAAAACGTCGGCTACTACAACATCAACAACAAATTGTACTGCGACATTCATGCGAAACTAGTCGCCAGGCAAAACGCACCTGCTGGCATGGTTCCAATCACCGTACCGCC AGGCGGAAGGGCTCCTGCCAGCACGATTTCCGCTGCGCTGGCGAACGCGCCGCTCTCTCCACCCCTGAGCAACCACGCGTCTTCACCGCTGCCATTCTCT GCTTACAATCGCTCGAGTCCAGATTACGGATCCCCGAATCTTCAAGTATCGTCCCCGAATAGGAACGGCTGCATCACGAACGGCGAGTGCCACTGGGAATCGAAAACGTTTACGAGCACGATCACCATACAGACCGGTTGCACAGAG CCCACCCGCCTTGGCACATCGCCCGTCGAACCACCCAGTTTCCGATCAGTCCAG GCGCCAGCCTCCAACAACCTGATTGGTCCGAAGCCGTTTGGAGGATCAAGCACTCTGCCGTCGAACCTGTCGTCGCCTCCTCCGTTGATCAACTCGGGAAGCAGCACTCTGCCACGACCTCAGAGTCAGACTGTGACTG CTAACggggaaaatattaatcgcaAGAAAAACGGTCTCCTCGTAAAACCAGTCTGCTGTAGAAACGACAAACAGTGTACAAG GGGACCGTTCATCACCGCGCTGGGACAGATATGGTGTCCCGAGCACTTCGTCTGCGTGAACACGCAATGCCGTCGACCCCTTCAGGACATAGGGTTCGTCGAGGAGAAGGGACAACTCTACTGCGAGTACTGCTTCGAACGCTTCATCGCACCGAGCTGCAACAAATGCAACAACAAAATCAAAGGC GACTGCCTGAACGCGATTGGAAAGCACTTCCACCCTGAATGCTTCAAGTGCACGTATTGCGGCAAACTGTTCGGTAACAGCCCGTTCTTCCTCGAAGAAGGACTGCCCTACTGCGAAGCCG ATTGGAACGAGCTGTTCACGACAAAGTGTTTCGCGTGCGGATTCCCCGTCGAGGCTGGAGATCGCTGGGTAGAGGCCCTGAACAATAATTACCACAGCCAATGCTTCAACTGCACG